A genomic window from Candidatus Methylomirabilota bacterium includes:
- a CDS encoding cytochrome c, with protein MKAKWLLVILAPTMLLLAGSVLALLFLPHPVPKTATALQRAYLTRCATCHGANGRGSWRATLFFIRPRDLTDRDAMSRLSDDYLFGLIKNGGATIGKPGMPAFGYHLTDPEIRALVTHVRMLSAPK; from the coding sequence GTGAAAGCGAAATGGCTGCTCGTCATCCTGGCGCCTACCATGCTGCTGCTGGCCGGAAGCGTCCTCGCCCTCCTCTTCCTGCCGCATCCGGTCCCGAAGACCGCCACGGCCTTGCAGCGCGCGTATCTCACCCGCTGCGCCACCTGCCACGGCGCCAACGGCCGGGGCTCGTGGCGCGCGACCCTCTTCTTCATCCGGCCCCGTGACCTGACGGACCGCGACGCCATGTCCCGGCTTTCCGACGATTACCTCTTCGGCCTGATCAAGAACGGCGGGGCGACGATCGGCAAGCCCGGCATGCCCGCCTTCGGCTATCATCTGACCGACCCTGAGATCCGCGCGCTGGTCACGCATGTGCGGATGCTCTCGGCTCCCAAATAG